A region of the Pseudomonas sp. A34-9 genome:
CTTTTTATCTCCCTGACGCTTATGCCCTGCGAGGTTTTGCCCGATGAACATGCCTGAAAACGCGCCGTCGCCACTGGCCAGCCAACTGAAGCTGGACGCGCACTGGATGCCGTACACCGCCAACCGTAACTTCCAGCGCGACCCGCGTCTGATCGTTGGTGCCGAAGGCAGTTGGCTGATCGACGACAAGGGCCGTCGGGTATACGACTCGCTGTCCGGTCTGTGGACCTGCGGCGCCGGCCACACTCGCAAGGAAATTCAGGAAGCGGTCTCCAAGCAGTTGGGCACCCTCGATTACTCGCCGGGCTTCCAGTACGGTCATCCGCTGTCGTTCCAGTTGGCCGAGAAGATCACCGAGCTGACCCCTGGCAACCTCAATCACGTGTTCTTCACTGACTCGGGTTCCGAGTGCGCCGACACCGCAGTGAAAATGGTTCGTGCCTACTGGCGCCTGAAAGGTCAGTCGACCAAGACAAAAATGATCGGCCGTGCCCGTGGCTACCACGGTGTGAACATCGCCGGCACCAGCCTCGGCGGGGTTAACGGCAACCGCAAACTGTTCGGTCAGGCGATGATGGATGTCGATCACCTGCCGCACACGCTGCTGGCCAGCAATGCCTTCTCCCGTGGCATGCCGGAGCAGGGCGGTATCGCTTTGGCCGATGAGCTGCTGAAGTTGATCGAACTGCACGATGCTTCGAACATCGCCGCAGTATTCGTCGAGCCTATAGCGGGTTCCGCTGGCGTGCTGGTTCCGCCTCAGGGTTACCTGAAACGTCTGCGCGAGATCTGCGATCAGCACAGCATCCTGCTGGTGTTCGACGAAGTGATCACCGGTTTCGGCCGTACCGGCAACATGTTCGGCGCCGACACCTTTGGCGTGACCCCGGACCTGATGTGCATCGCCAAGCAAGTCACCAACGGCGCGATCCCGATGGGCGCGGTGATTGCCAGCTCGGAGATCTACCAGACTTTCATGAATCAGCCGACGCCTGAGTACGCCGTGGAATTCCCGCACGGCTACACCTATTCGGCACACCCGGTGGCCTGCGCCGCTGGCCTGGCGGCACTCGACCTGCTGCAAAAGGAAAACCTGGTGCAGAGCGTGGCTGAAGTCGCGCCGCATTTCGAAAACGCGCTGCACGGTCTGAAAGGTTCGAAGAACGTCATCGACATCCGCAACTTCGGTCTGGCCGGTGCGATCCAGATTGCCGGTCGTGACGGCGACGCCATCGTGCGTCCGTTCGAAGCGGGCATGGCCCTGTGGAAAGCCGGGTTCTACGTACGCTTCGGCGGCGACACCCTGCAGTTCGGCCCAACTTTCAACAGCAAGCCGCAAGACCTCGATCGTCTGTTCGACGCGGTCGGCGAAGTGCTGAACAAGCTCGACTGACTTTTCCTTCTATATAGCTATGCAAATAGCAGGCGCCTGTTGCGGGCGTCTGCGCACAAGAATTCAGGAGTTTTCGATGAGTGTTATCCCGCATTTGATCAATGGCGAACTGGTGACCGAGAACGGTCGCGCGGTTGATGTGTTCAACCCGTCCACCGGTCAGGCTATCCACAAGCTGCCACTGGCCAGCCAGGCAACTATCCAGAAAGCCATCGATGCCGCCAAGGCTGCGTTCCCGGCCTGGCGCAACACGCCGCCGGCCAAACGCGCCCAGGTGATGTTCCGCTTCAAGCAACTGCTGGAGCAGAACGAAGCACGCATCTCGCAACTGATCAGCGAAGAACATGGCAAGACCCTGGAAGACGCCGCCGGTGAACTGAAGCGCGGCATCGAGAACGTCGAGTTCGCCTGCGCCGCGCCGGAAATCCTCAAGGGCGAATACAGCCGCAACGTCGGCCCGAACATCGACGCATGGTCGGACTTCCAGCCGCTGGGCATTGTTGCCGGTATCACCCCGTTCAACTTCCCGGCCATGGTCCCGCTGTGGATGTACCCGTTGGCGATCGTCTGCGGCAACTGCTTCATCCTCAAGCCTTCCGAGCGCGACCCGAGTTCGACACTGCTGATCGCACAGCTGCTGCTGGAAGCCGGTTTGCCGAAAGGCGTGATGAGCGTGGTTCATGGCGACAAGACTGCCGTGGACGCGCTGATTGAAGCGCCGGAAGTCAAAGCGCTGAGTTTCGTTGGTTCGACACCGATCGCTGAATACATCTATGCCGAAGGCACCAAGCGCGGCAAGCGCGTTCAGGCGCTGGGCGGCGCAAAGAACCACGCGGTGCTGATGCCGGATGCCGATCTGGATAACGCGGTCAGCGCACTGATGGGCGCGGCTTACGGTTCGTGCGGCGAGCGCTGCATGGCGATTTCGGTTGCCGTGTGTGTGGGTGACCAAGTGGCGGATGCGCTGGTGGCGAAACTGGTTCCACAGATCCAGGCACTGAAAATCGGTGCGGGTACTTCGTGCGGTCTGGACATGGGCCCACTGGTCACCGGGCAGGCGCGTGACAAAGTCAGCGGTTACGTTGATGACGGCGTGGCAGCGGGTGCGACCCTGGTGGTCGACGGTCGTGGTTTCAGTGTGGCCGGTCATGAAGAGGGCTTCTTCCTCGGTGGCTGCCTGTTCGACAACGTCACCCCAGAGATGCGCATCTATAAAGAAGAGATCTTCGGGCCGGTACTGTGCATCGTTCGTGTGAACAGCCTGGAAGAAGCCATGCAACTGATCAACGATCACGAATACGGCAACGGCACCTGCATCTTCACCCGTGACGGTGAAGCGGCGCGTCTGTTCTGCGACGAGATCGAAGTCGGCATGGTTGGCGTTAACGTACCGTTGCCAGTGCCGGTGGCTTACCACAGCTTTGGCGGCTGGAAACGTTCGCTGTTCGGCGACCTGCACGCTTATGGCCCCGACGGTGTGCGCTTCTACACCCGTCGCAAGGCGATCACCCAGCGCTGGCCGCAACGGGCGAGCCATGAGGCTTCGCAGTTCGCCTTCCCTAGCTTGTAAGTAGAAGGGGATTGCGCAGAAGGCCGATCTGATTGAGGTCGGCCTTCGTGTTTTCGGGGTTTTTTGACCGATGTGACAGAATTATGAAAATAGGTGTTGACGGCAGATTTCAGATGTCTATAATTCGCCCCACTTCCGGCGCAGTCGAAACGTAAAACTCCTTGAGATTCAATGAGTTATGTAGGTTTCGGCAGCAGGTTGCTTCAGTTTATCGAAGCCAGAAGGAAGTTGAAAAAGAGGTGTTGACAGCAGCGTGTAACGCTGTAGAATTCGCCTCCCGCTGACGAGAGATCGGAAGCGCAAGTGGTTGAAGTTGTTGAAGAATTCTTCGAAAACTTCTGAAAATAATCACTTGACAGCAAATGAGGCTGCTGTAGAATGCGCGCCTCGGTTGAGACGAAAGATCTTAACCAACCGCTCTTTAACAACTGAATCAAGCAATTCGTGTGGGTGCTTGTGGAGTCAGACTGATAGTCAACAAGATTATCAGCATCACAAGTTACTCCGCGAGAAATCAAAGATGTAACCAACGATTGCTGAGCCAAGTTTAGGGTTTCTTAAAAACCCAAAGATGTTTGAACTGAAGAGTTTGATCATGGCTCAGATTGAACGCTGGCGGCAGGCCTAACACATGCAAGTCGAGCGGATGAGAGGAGCTTGCTCCTGGATTCAGCGGCGGACGGGTGAGTAATGCCTAGGAATCTGCCTGGTAGTGGGGGACAACGTTTCGAAAGGAACGCTAATACCGCATACGTCCTACGGGAGAAAGCAGGGGACCTTCGGGCCTTGCGCTATCAGATGAGCCTAGGTCGGATTAGCTAGTTGGTGAGGTAATGGCTCACCAAGGCGACGATCCGTAACTGGTCTGAGAGGATGATCAGTCACACTGGAACTGAGACACGGTCCAGACTCCTACGGGAGGCAGCAGTGGGGAATATTGGACAATGGGCGAAAGCCTGATCCAGCCATGCCGCGTGTGTGAAGAAGGTCTTCGGATTGTAAAGCACTTTAAGTTGGGAGGAAGGGTTGTAGATTAATACTCTGCAATTTTGACGTTACCGACAGAATAAGCACCGGCTAACTCTGTGCCAGCAGCCGCGGTAATACAGAGGGTGCAAGCGTTAATCGGAATTACTGGGCGTAAAGCGCGCGTAGGTGGTTCGTTAAGTTGGATGTGAAATCCCCGGGCTCAACCTGGGAACTGCATTCAAAACTGTCGAGCTAGAGTATGGTAGAGGGTGGTGGAATTTCCTGTGTAGCGGTGAAATGCGTAGATATAGGAAGGAACACCAGTGGCGAAGGCGACCACCTGGACTGATACTGACACTGAGGTGCGAAAGCGTGGGGAGCAAACAGGATTAGATACCCTGGTAGTCCACGCCGTAAACGATGTCAACTAGCCGTTGGGAGCCTTGAGCTCTTAGTGGCGCAGCTAACGCATTAAGTTGACCGCCTGGGGAGTACGGCCGCAAGGTTAAAACTCAAATGAATTGACGGGGGCCCGCACAAGCGGTGGAGCATGTGGTTTAATTCGAAGCAACGCGAAGAACCTTACCAGGCCTTGACATCCAATGAACTTTCCAGAGATGGATTGGTGCCTTCGGGAGCATTGAGACAGGTGCTGCATGGCTGTCGTCAGCTCGTGTCGTGAGATGTTGGGTTAAGTCCCGTAACGAGCGCAACCCTTGTCCTTAGTTACCAGCACGTTATGGTGGGCACTCTAAGGAGACTGCCGGTGACAAACCGGAGGAAGGTGGGGATGACGTCAAGTCATCATGGCCCTTACGGCCTGGGCTACACACGTGCTACAATGGTCGGTACAAAGGGTTGCCAAGCCGCGAGGTGGAGCTAATCCCATAAAACCGATCGTAGTCCGGATCGCAGTCTGCAACTCGACTGCGTGAAGTCGGAATCGCTAGTAATCGTGAATCAGAATGTCACGGTGAATACGTTCCCGGGCCTTGTACACACCGCCCGTCACACCATGGGAGTGGGTTGCACCAGAAGTAGCTAGTCTAACCTTCGGGAGGACGGTTACCACGGTGTGATTCATGACTGGGGTGAAGTCGTAACAAGGTAGCCGTAGGGGAACCTGCGGCTGGATCACCTCCTTAATCGACGACATCAGCTGCTCCATAAGTTCCCACACGAATTGCTTGATTCATTGAAGAAGACGATAGAAGCAGCTTTAAGCTCCAAGCTGATAGCTCCAAGCTAACAGTTACGCGCTCGAAATTGGGTCTGTAGCTCAGTTGGTTAGAGCGCACCCCTGATAAGGGTGAGGTCGGCAGTTCGAATCTGCCCAGACCCACCAATTTTGTTATGGGGCCATAGCTCAGCTGGGAGAGCGCCTGCCTTGCACGCAGGAGGTCAGCGGTTCGATCCCGCTTGGCTCCACCATATAACTGCTTCTGAAAGCTTAGAAATGAGTATTCCATTGAGAATATTGATTTCTAGTCTTTTGATTAGATCGTTCTTTAAAAATTTGGGTATGTGATAGAAAGATAGACTGAACGTTACTTTCACTGGTAACGGATCAGGCTAAGGTAAAATTTGTGAGTTCTCTTAGTTGAGAAATTCGAATTTTCGGCGAATGTCGTCTTCACAGTATAACCAGATTGCTTGGGGTTATATGGTCAAGTGAAGAAGCGCATACGGTGGATGCCTTGGCAGTCAGAGGCGATGAAAGACGTGGTAGCCTGCGAAAAGCTTCGGGGAGTCGGCAAACAGACTTTGATCCGGAGATGTCTGAATGGGGGAACCCAGCCATCATAAGATGGTTATCTTGTACTGAATACATAGGTGCAAGAGGCGAACCAGGGGAACTGAAACATCTAAGTACCCTGAGGAAAAGAAATCAACCGAGATTCCCTTAGTAGTGGCGAGCGAACGGGGACTAGCCCTTAAGTGGCTTTGAGATTAGCGGAACGCTCTGGAAAGTGCGGCCATAGTGGGTGATAGCCCTGTACGCGAAAATCTCTTGGTCATGAAATCGAGTAGGACGGAGCACGAGAAACTTTGTCTGAATATGGGGGGACCATCCTCCAAGGCTAAATACTACTGACTGACCGATAGTGAACTAGTACCGTGAGGGAAAGGCGAAAAGAACCCCGGAGAGGGGAGTGAAATAGATCCTGAAACCGTATGCGTACAAGCAGTGGGAGCAGACTTTGTTCTGTGACTGCGTACCTTTTGTATAATGGGTCAGCGACTTATTTTCAGTGGCGAGCTTAACCGAATAGGGGAGGCGTAGCGAAAGCGAGTCTTAATAGGGCGTCTAGTCGCTGGGAATAGACCCGAAACCGGGCGATCTATCCATGGGCAGGTTGAAGGTTGGGTAACACTAACTGGAGGACCGAACCGACTACCGTTGAAAAGTTAGCGGATGACCTGTGGATCGGAGTGAAAGGCTAATCAAGCTCGGAGATAGCTGGTTCTCCTCGAAAGCTATTTAGGTAGCGCCTCATGTATCACTGTAGGGGGTAGAGCACTGTTTCGGCTAGGGGGTCATCCCGACTTACCAAACCGATGCAAACTCCGAATACCTACAAGTGCCGAGCATGGGAGACACACGGCGGGTGCTAACGTCCGTCGTGAAAAGGGAAACAACCCAGACCGTCAGCTAAGGTCCCAAAGTTATGGTTAAGTGGGAAACGATGTGGGAAGGCTTAGACAGCTAGGAGGTTGGCTTAGAAGCAGCCACCCTTTAAAGAAAGCGTAATAGCTCACTAGTCGAGTCGGCCTGCGCGGAAGATGTAACGGGGCTCAAACCATACACCGAAGCTACGGGTATCACCTTCGGGTGATGCGGTAGAGGAGCGTTCTGTAAGCCTGTGAAGGTGAGTTGAGAAGCTTGCTGGAGGTATCAGAAGTGCGAATGCTGACATGAGTAACGACAATGGGTGTGAAAAACACCCACGCCGAAAGACCAAGGTTTCCTGCGCAACGTTAATCGACGCAGGGTTAGTCGGTCCCTAAGGCGAGGCTGAAAAGCGTAGTCGATGGAAAACAGGTTAATATTCCTGTACTTCTGGTTATTGCGATGGAGGGACGGAGAAGGCTAGGCCAGCTTGGCGTTGGTTGTCCAAGTTTAAGGTGGTAGGCTGAGATCTTAGGTAAATCCGGGATCTTAAGGCCGAGAGCTGATGACGAGTGTTCTTTTAGAACACGAAGTGGTTGATGCCATGCTTCCAAGAAAAGCTTCTAAGCTTCAGGTAACCAGGAACCGTACCCCAAACCGACACAGGTGGTTGGGTAGAGAATACCAAGGCGCTTGAGAGAACTCGGGTGAAGGAACTAGGCAAAATGGCACCGTAACTTCGGGAGAAGGTGCGCCGGTGAGGGTGAAGGACTTGCTCCGTAAGCTCATGCCGGTCGAAGATACCAGGCCGCTGCGACTGTTTATTAAAAACACAGCACTCTGCAAACACGAAAGTGGACGTATAGGGTGTGACGCCTGCCCGGTGCCGGAAGGTTAATTGATGGGGTTAGCTAACGCGAAGCTCTTGATCGAAGCCCCGGTAAACGGCGGCCGTAACTATAACGGTCCTAAGGTAGCGAAATTCCTTGTCGGGTAAGTTCCGACCTGCACGAATGGCGTAACGATGGCGGCGCTGTCTCCACCCGAGACTCAGTGAAATTGAAATCGCTGTGAAGATGCAGTGTATCCGCGGCTAGACGGAAAGACCCCGTGAACCTTTACTATAGCTTTGCACTGGACTTTGAATTTGCTTGTGTAGGATAGGTGGGAGGCTTTGAAGCGTGGACGCCAGTTCGCGTGGAGCCATCCTTGAAATACCACCCTGGCAACTTTGAGGTTCTAACTCAGGTCCGTTATCCGGATCGAGGACAGTGTATGGTGGGTAGTTTGACTGGGGCGGTCTCCTCCTAAAGAGTAACGGAGGAGTACGAAGGTGCGCTCAGACCGGTCGGAAATCGGTCGTAGAGTATAAAGGCAAAAGCGCGCTTGACTGCGAGACAGACACGTCGAGCAGGTACGAAAGTAGGTCTTAGTGATCCGGTGGTTCTGTATGGAAGGGCCATCGCTCAACGGATAAAAGGTACTCCGGGGATAACAGGCTGATACCGCCCAAGAGTTCATATCGACGGCGGTGTTTGGCACCTCGATGTCGGCTCATCACATCCTGGGGCTGAAGCCGGTCCCAAGGGTATGGCTGTTCGCCATTTAAAGTGGTACGCGAGCTGGGTTTAGAACGTCGTGAGACAGTTCGGTCCCTATCTGCCGTGGACGTTTGAGATTTGAGAGGGGCTGCTCCTAGTACGAGAGGACCGGAGTGGACGAACCTCTGGTGTTCCGGTTGTCACGCCAGTGGCATTGCCGGGTAGCTATGTTCGGGAAAGATAACCGCTGAAAGCATCTAAGCGGGAAACTTGCCTCAAGATGAGATCTCACTGGAACCTTGAGTTCCCTGAAGGGCCGTCGAAGACTACGACGTTGATAGGTTGGGTGTGTAAGCGCTGTGAGGCGTTGAGCTAACCAATACTAATTGCCCGTGAGGCTTGACCATATAACACCCAAGCAATTTGCTGACTCGAGAGAGCACCAGATTGCGGTGTGTGAAGACGAAACGAACCGAAAGTTCGACTGCACCTAAAAAGGCAGCACAAAACACCGAAAGCTACCACATACCCAATTTGCTGAAGCGCGGCCCTCTGGCCACGATTCGGTACCCGAATTTCTTGACGACCATAGAGCGTTGGAACCACCTGATCCCATCCCGAACTCAGCAGTGAAACGATGCATCGCCGATGGTAGTGTGGGGTTTCCCCATGTGAGAGTAGGTCATCGTCAAGATTAAATTCCGAAACCCCAATTGCGAAAGCAGTTGGGGTTTTGTTTTGCCCGCAGGAAAGTTCTTACAGCATTCGCGGACGCCGTCCGGCTGTCACAACCTGCCGACAATGCTAAGGTTCTGCCCTGGCTTTCGTACTTTTCCAAGGAAACCTTTATGCCGGACGCCCAGTCCCTCAATGCTGCATTCATGGTGGTTCAGAGCAATAGCCTGGACGAACTGCGCAGCCTTGTGATCAGCATAATGCGGCGTTATCCGCTGGCTCCCCTGGAAAACGAAATAGCTCTGGTGCAGAGCAACGGAATTGCCCAGTGGCTCAAATTGGCCTTGGCTGAAGACCCAGAGGAAGACGACCTCGGAGGTTGCGGCATTGCAGCGGCGATTGATGTACAACTGCCGGGGAGTTTCATGTGGCAGCTTTATCGCATGGTCTTGGGTCGAGATGAAATTCCTCCCAAATCGCTGCTGGATAAAGCCCCGTTGACCTGGCGCCTCATGCGCCTGCTTCCCCAAGTTATCGATCGTCCGCATTTTGAACCGCTGCAACGCTTCCTCATCAATGACACTGACTTGCGCAAGCGCTATCAACTGTCCGAACGTTTAGCGGACCTATTCGACCAGTATCAGGTGTACCGTGCTGACTGGCTGGAAGACTGGGCCGAGGGTCGACATCAGTTGCGCAGCGTCAGGGGCGAAGTAAAACCACTGCCGCCGACCAGTTGCTGGCAGGCAGAGTTGTGGCGTGCGCTGCTGGATGACGTAGGCGAACAGGGGATGGCGCAGAGTCGTGCCGGCGTTCACCAACGGTTTATCGAGCGCATCAACAACCTGACCGAAGCTCCTGCGGGATTGCCTTCGCGAGTGATCGTTTTCGGAATTTCTTCGCTGCCAGCCCAAGTGCTCGAAGCACTGGCCGGGCTTGCGCGTTTCAGTCAGGTCCTGCTGTGTGTACATAATCCCTGCCGACACCACTGGGCCGATATTGTTGCCGACAAGGACCTGTTGCGGCATCAATACAAGCGGCAATCGCGCAAGACTGGAATGCCCACAGTCCTGGACCCTGATGCTTTGCATCAACACGCTCATCCACTATTGGCCGCATGGGGCAAACAAGGCCGGGACTACATCAACCTGCTCGACAGTTATGACGACCCCAACAGCTATCGGGCGGCTTTTCGCGATGGTCGCATAGACCTGTTCAGCGATACTCAGCCACACAACCTGCTCAATCAACTACAGGACGACATCCTGGAGTTGCGCCCACTCAATGAAACCCGTGAACACTGGCCCGCTGTTGATCTGACTCTTGATGAGTCGATCCGTTTTCACATTGCCCACAGCGCTCAACGTGAA
Encoded here:
- a CDS encoding aspartate aminotransferase family protein; the encoded protein is MNMPENAPSPLASQLKLDAHWMPYTANRNFQRDPRLIVGAEGSWLIDDKGRRVYDSLSGLWTCGAGHTRKEIQEAVSKQLGTLDYSPGFQYGHPLSFQLAEKITELTPGNLNHVFFTDSGSECADTAVKMVRAYWRLKGQSTKTKMIGRARGYHGVNIAGTSLGGVNGNRKLFGQAMMDVDHLPHTLLASNAFSRGMPEQGGIALADELLKLIELHDASNIAAVFVEPIAGSAGVLVPPQGYLKRLREICDQHSILLVFDEVITGFGRTGNMFGADTFGVTPDLMCIAKQVTNGAIPMGAVIASSEIYQTFMNQPTPEYAVEFPHGYTYSAHPVACAAGLAALDLLQKENLVQSVAEVAPHFENALHGLKGSKNVIDIRNFGLAGAIQIAGRDGDAIVRPFEAGMALWKAGFYVRFGGDTLQFGPTFNSKPQDLDRLFDAVGEVLNKLD
- a CDS encoding CoA-acylating methylmalonate-semialdehyde dehydrogenase, which encodes MSVIPHLINGELVTENGRAVDVFNPSTGQAIHKLPLASQATIQKAIDAAKAAFPAWRNTPPAKRAQVMFRFKQLLEQNEARISQLISEEHGKTLEDAAGELKRGIENVEFACAAPEILKGEYSRNVGPNIDAWSDFQPLGIVAGITPFNFPAMVPLWMYPLAIVCGNCFILKPSERDPSSTLLIAQLLLEAGLPKGVMSVVHGDKTAVDALIEAPEVKALSFVGSTPIAEYIYAEGTKRGKRVQALGGAKNHAVLMPDADLDNAVSALMGAAYGSCGERCMAISVAVCVGDQVADALVAKLVPQIQALKIGAGTSCGLDMGPLVTGQARDKVSGYVDDGVAAGATLVVDGRGFSVAGHEEGFFLGGCLFDNVTPEMRIYKEEIFGPVLCIVRVNSLEEAMQLINDHEYGNGTCIFTRDGEAARLFCDEIEVGMVGVNVPLPVPVAYHSFGGWKRSLFGDLHAYGPDGVRFYTRRKAITQRWPQRASHEASQFAFPSL